A single region of the Gemmata palustris genome encodes:
- a CDS encoding phytanoyl-CoA dioxygenase family protein, whose translation MPAVLSDAAAREYHTAGFHLARGFFDSAEIDLLKRSAKEDNELDKRSFGRADGEGGVVRLSLWNHPGDGIYGMFARCERIVRSAEQLLGGEVYHYHSKMILKDAKVGGAWAWHQDYGYWYQNGVLTPNLTSVFIAVDPCTKENGCLQVIQNSHHAGRINHILTGDQAGADRERVEELLKRPDQFPLEYVLMEPGDALFFHSNLLHRSDQNKSDNPRWAMICCYNARANDPYKESHHPRYTPLNVVPDAAIKQVGVKRFADSGNVAWLEDTRDSSAKSLLKEEAS comes from the coding sequence ATGCCCGCCGTCCTCTCCGATGCCGCGGCCCGCGAGTACCATACTGCGGGATTCCACCTCGCACGCGGGTTCTTCGACTCCGCAGAGATCGATCTGCTGAAGCGCTCCGCGAAAGAAGACAACGAACTCGACAAGCGCTCGTTCGGGCGCGCGGACGGTGAGGGGGGCGTGGTGCGGTTGTCGCTGTGGAACCACCCCGGCGACGGCATTTACGGCATGTTCGCCCGGTGCGAACGCATTGTGCGCAGCGCCGAACAGTTACTCGGCGGCGAGGTGTACCACTACCACTCGAAAATGATCCTGAAGGACGCGAAGGTGGGCGGGGCGTGGGCGTGGCACCAAGACTACGGCTACTGGTACCAGAACGGCGTGCTCACTCCAAACCTCACGAGTGTGTTTATTGCGGTCGATCCTTGCACGAAGGAAAATGGCTGCCTGCAAGTGATTCAAAACTCGCACCACGCGGGGCGCATCAATCACATCCTGACCGGCGATCAGGCCGGCGCGGACCGGGAGCGCGTCGAGGAACTGCTGAAGCGCCCCGACCAATTCCCGCTCGAATACGTTCTGATGGAACCCGGCGACGCGCTGTTCTTCCACTCGAACTTGCTGCACCGCAGCGACCAGAACAAGAGCGACAACCCGCGCTGGGCGATGATCTGCTGTTACAACGCACGGGCCAACGACCCTTACAAGGAGAGCCACCACCCGCGCTACACTCCACTGAACGTGGTGCCGGACGCGGCCATCAAACAGGTCGGCGTGAAGCGGTTCGCGGATAGCGGTAACGTGGCGTGGCTCGAAGATACGCGCGACAGCAGCGCGAAATCACTGTTGAAGGAAGAGGCGTCCTGA